In Silene latifolia isolate original U9 population chromosome X, ASM4854445v1, whole genome shotgun sequence, the following proteins share a genomic window:
- the LOC141623204 gene encoding patatin-like protein 5, with protein MNIKDAVPSLSNSQRRKLTTILSIDGGGVRGIIPAIILAFLEEQLQELDGEEVRLADYFDVIAGTSTGGLITSMLTAPNQNNRPLYDAKDLLPFYLESSPKSFPQDGGLCGQLASFVKSMMGPKYNGRYHHETQKQMYKETRLNQTLTNVVIPTFDIKLLQPVIFSSYRIASNPSLDAKLSDICLGTSAAPTILPSHYFENTYGDGKTREFHLIDGGVVANNPTFMAISEVTKDIMKEDSDYGSIHDKLLVISVGTGSARNDYKFDAKKAAKWGLLSWLTEGGSCPIINYFSEAGADMVDYHNNVLFHSHRCQDRYLRVQDDSLTGAAASADISTKENMEKLVKIGQELLKKPACKMDLETGLLQPVPHLGTYSDALTRFAKQLSDEKKFRRGDISS; from the exons atgaaTATTAAAG ATGCAGTTCCATCCTTGAGTAACAGCCAGAGGAGGAAGCTTACTACTATTCTTAGCATCGATGGTGGTGGCGTTCGGGGCATCATACCTGCTATCATTCTTGCTTTTCTTGAGGAACAACTTCAG GAATTGGATGGTGAAGAAGTACGACTGGCAGATTACTTTGATGTGATAGCAGGAACAAGCACCGGAGGCTTGATAACTTCAATGTTGACGGCACCAAATCAGAATAATCGTCCTCTGTACGATGCCAAAGATCTCCTTCCTTTCTACTTGGAGAGTTCTCCTAAGTCATTTCCGCAGGACGG GGGACTATGCGGTCAACTAGCAAGTTTTGTGAAATCTATGATGGGGCCAAAGTACAATGGAAGATATCACCATGAAACGCAGAAGCAAATGTATAAAGAGACTAGGCTAAACCAGACACTTACTAATGTCGTCATTCCAACTTTCGACATTAAGCTGCTTCAACCAGTCATATTTTCTTCTTACAGG ATTGCAAGCAACCCCTCTCTGGATGCAAAACTATCTGATATATGTTTAGGCACTTCAGCTGCACCGACTATTCTGCCTTCTCATTACTTCGAAAACACATATGGAGATGGAAAGACTCGAGAATTCCACCTTATTGATGGCGGAGTTGTTGCTAATAATCCG ACCTTTATGGCAATAAGTGAAGTGACAAAAGATATAATGAAAGAAGATTCAGATTATGGGAGTATACATGATAAACTGCTGGTTATATCAGTGGGAACAGGATCAGCAAGGAACGACTATAAATTTGACGCTAAGAAAGCAGCAAAGTGGGGTCTGCTTTCTTGGTTAACTGAAGGTGGCTCATGTCCCATAATCAACTATTTCAGCGAGGCTGGGGCTGATATGGTTGATTACCATAACAATGTTCTGTTTCATTCTCATCGTTGCCAAGATAGGTATCTTCGTGTTCAG GATGATAGCTTAACAGGAGCAGCAGCATCAGCGGATATATCAACAAAGGAAAACATGGAAAAGCTGGTGAAAATTGGTCAAGAATTGCTTAAAAAACCGGCTTGCAAAATGGACTTGGAGACTGGACTTCTCCAACCAGTACCACATCTTGGCACCTATTCTGATGCTCTTACAAG GTTTGCGAAACAACTGTCAGATGAAAAGAAATTTCGAAGAGGGGACATCTCGAGCTGA